In the Streptomyces sp. BHT-5-2 genome, one interval contains:
- a CDS encoding glucosyl-3-phosphoglycerate synthase, with amino-acid sequence MLEEVERWLAGRSWSAADRPLEQLLEAKRQTGRTVSVVLPALDEEATVGTIVAAIRAGLMTPEVPLVDELVVLDSGSTDRTAEVAAAAGARVVHRDSVLPRIPALPGKGEVLWRSLLVTEGDIVCFVDADLREFSTAFVSGIVGPLLTDPEIQFVKAMYDRPLDTGEGRAPAAGQGGRVTELVARPLLNLHWPQLAGFVQPLGGEYAARRSLLERLPFPVGYGVELGLLVDSLHTVGLDALAQVDVGVRRHRHQGDQALGRMAAAIYRTAQLRLARGHLVRPRLTQFERGENGFAPRTTEVDTEERPPMAEIPEYAERRAA; translated from the coding sequence GTGCTGGAAGAAGTGGAGCGCTGGCTGGCCGGCCGCTCCTGGTCCGCCGCGGACCGCCCCCTGGAGCAGTTGCTGGAGGCCAAGCGCCAGACGGGGCGGACGGTCAGTGTGGTGCTGCCGGCGCTCGACGAGGAGGCGACGGTCGGCACGATCGTCGCGGCGATCCGCGCCGGTCTGATGACCCCGGAGGTGCCGCTGGTCGACGAGCTGGTGGTGCTGGACTCGGGCTCGACCGACCGGACGGCGGAGGTCGCCGCGGCGGCCGGCGCCCGGGTGGTCCACCGGGACAGCGTGCTGCCGCGGATTCCGGCGCTGCCCGGCAAGGGCGAGGTGTTGTGGCGGTCGCTGCTGGTGACCGAGGGCGACATCGTCTGCTTCGTCGACGCCGATCTGCGGGAGTTCTCCACCGCGTTCGTCTCGGGGATCGTCGGGCCGCTGCTGACCGATCCGGAGATCCAGTTCGTCAAGGCGATGTACGACCGGCCGCTGGACACCGGGGAGGGCCGGGCGCCGGCGGCGGGCCAGGGCGGCAGGGTGACCGAGCTGGTCGCCCGGCCGCTGCTCAATCTGCACTGGCCGCAGTTGGCCGGGTTCGTACAGCCGCTGGGCGGGGAGTACGCGGCGCGCCGTTCGTTGCTGGAGCGGCTGCCGTTCCCGGTGGGCTACGGGGTGGAGCTGGGGCTGCTGGTGGACTCCCTGCACACGGTCGGGCTGGATGCCCTCGCGCAGGTGGACGTGGGGGTGCGCAGGCACCGGCACCAGGGCGACCAGGCGCTCGGCCGGATGGCCGCCGCCATCTACCGCACCGCCCAACTCCGGCTGGCGCGCGGCCACTTGGTCCGTCCCCGGCTGACGCAGTTCGAGCGCGGCGAGAACGGTTTTGCGCCGCGGACGACGGAGGTGGACACCGAGGAGCGGCCGCCGATGGCCGAAATCCCCGAGTACGCGGAGCGCCGGGCGGCCTAG
- the thrC gene encoding threonine synthase has translation MAVQATEPTASVALGPAVALSCRECGERFPLGPIFACQECFGPLEIAYDLPTGDPEGLRKRIEAGPDNIWRYAPLLPVPADVADKPNLNPGCTKLVKADRLAAELGVTGGLYVKDDSGNPTHSFKDRVVAIAVEAARAFGFTTLSCSSTGNLAGAVGAAARRAGFKSCVFIPHDLEPGKVVMAAVYGGDLVAIDGNYDDVNRFCSELIGDPLGEGWGFVNVNLRPYYGEGSKTLAYEICEQLGWRLPDQIVIPVASGSQLTKIDKGLKELIALGLVEDRPYRIFGAQAEGCSPVSAAFKAGHEVVRPQKPNTIAKSLAIGNPADGPYVLDIARRTGGAVEDVTDPQVVDAIKLLARTEGIFAETAGGVTVGVTRKLIENGVLDPSLTTVVLNTGDGLKTLDAVASGPTATIRPDLDAFRAAGLAG, from the coding sequence ATGGCTGTGCAAGCAACCGAACCCACCGCTTCCGTCGCACTCGGTCCCGCCGTCGCACTCTCCTGCCGCGAATGCGGCGAGCGCTTCCCGCTCGGCCCGATCTTCGCCTGCCAGGAGTGTTTCGGCCCGCTGGAAATCGCCTACGACCTCCCCACCGGCGACCCCGAGGGCCTGCGCAAGCGGATCGAGGCCGGCCCCGACAACATCTGGCGCTACGCCCCGCTGCTGCCCGTCCCCGCCGACGTGGCCGACAAGCCCAACCTCAACCCCGGCTGCACCAAGCTCGTCAAGGCCGACCGGCTCGCCGCCGAGCTCGGCGTCACCGGCGGCCTGTACGTCAAGGACGACTCCGGCAACCCCACCCACTCCTTCAAGGACCGGGTCGTCGCGATCGCCGTCGAGGCCGCCCGCGCCTTCGGCTTCACCACCCTCTCCTGCTCCTCGACCGGCAACCTGGCCGGCGCGGTCGGCGCCGCGGCGCGCCGCGCGGGCTTCAAGTCCTGCGTCTTCATCCCGCACGATCTGGAGCCCGGCAAGGTCGTGATGGCCGCGGTCTACGGCGGCGACCTCGTCGCCATCGACGGCAACTACGACGACGTCAACCGCTTCTGCTCCGAGCTCATCGGCGACCCGCTCGGCGAGGGCTGGGGCTTCGTCAACGTCAACCTCCGCCCCTACTACGGCGAGGGCTCCAAGACGCTGGCGTATGAGATCTGCGAGCAACTGGGCTGGCGGCTGCCGGACCAGATCGTCATCCCGGTCGCCTCCGGCTCCCAGCTCACCAAGATCGACAAGGGGTTGAAGGAGCTGATCGCCCTCGGCCTCGTCGAGGACCGCCCGTACCGGATCTTCGGTGCCCAGGCCGAGGGCTGCTCCCCGGTCTCCGCGGCCTTCAAGGCCGGCCACGAGGTCGTCCGGCCGCAGAAGCCGAACACCATCGCCAAGTCCCTGGCGATCGGCAACCCCGCGGACGGCCCGTACGTGCTCGACATCGCGCGCCGCACCGGCGGTGCCGTCGAGGACGTCACCGACCCGCAGGTCGTGGACGCGATCAAGCTGCTGGCCCGCACCGAGGGGATCTTCGCGGAGACCGCGGGCGGCGTGACCGTCGGCGTCACCAGGAAGCTCATCGAGAACGGCGTCCTGGACCCGTCGTTGACCACCGTGGTGCTGAACACCGGCGACGGCCTGAAGACCCTCGACGCCGTCGCCTC